One genomic region from Sphingobacterium multivorum encodes:
- a CDS encoding right-handed parallel beta-helix repeat-containing protein → MKNKCILSFLAFFIVVLSACEKANIDVDTSDADGSAIGEVSGVWSKGSVQHIKGDIIIPEGKTLTIEEGVTVLMDSVNKPEIVVLGNLYALGTAENPVKFTVEDGYKTKMNEFGKLWGGILAAPSCQELVLDNTIIEYGGAITSDASTSVKMGLYKKVSGEALPALWFSNPNGKLVVQNSTVSHFHEDCTYIEGGKIIFANNRFFSNGVTGGEAMNFKSGCLADVAYNLVYSVNTNALKLSNSGDRTPQAYIIVYNNTMLNTGWRRPTAKGGSIWLEASVRAEIYNNLFANTRFGVKRDPKKPEDNRSVSSNNWYYGYSQLNVDQFQVGKNDIVGGSNDIRGKVAGDNNPKFIAYPLETSVDNYLFDSTWDFHLQGNSPALKAGTLAFKPHFTSGLVMSNGLIYSSPQPAAYVGAFGSKF, encoded by the coding sequence CTAGCATTTTTTATCGTGGTGTTAAGCGCCTGTGAAAAAGCAAATATTGATGTTGATACTTCTGATGCCGATGGAAGTGCTATCGGCGAGGTCTCCGGTGTGTGGAGTAAGGGGAGTGTGCAGCATATTAAGGGGGATATTATTATTCCCGAAGGTAAGACACTAACGATTGAGGAAGGTGTAACTGTATTGATGGATTCTGTCAATAAGCCTGAAATTGTTGTTTTGGGTAATTTATATGCGTTAGGTACAGCTGAAAATCCTGTCAAGTTTACGGTTGAAGATGGGTATAAGACGAAGATGAATGAATTTGGCAAATTATGGGGAGGAATTTTAGCCGCTCCAAGCTGTCAGGAACTTGTTTTGGACAATACCATCATAGAGTATGGGGGTGCAATTACATCAGACGCGTCGACTTCTGTAAAGATGGGCTTGTATAAAAAAGTGTCTGGTGAAGCTTTACCAGCGCTATGGTTTTCTAATCCAAATGGAAAACTAGTGGTTCAAAATAGTACGGTAAGTCATTTTCACGAAGACTGCACGTATATTGAAGGAGGAAAAATCATTTTTGCTAACAACCGTTTCTTTTCCAATGGGGTGACAGGTGGAGAAGCGATGAATTTCAAATCCGGATGTCTTGCAGATGTTGCTTATAACCTAGTGTATAGTGTAAATACCAATGCATTAAAACTGTCCAATTCAGGAGACCGTACACCCCAGGCTTATATTATTGTTTACAATAATACCATGCTCAACACTGGATGGCGCAGACCGACAGCCAAAGGAGGTTCGATTTGGTTAGAAGCATCTGTCAGAGCCGAGATTTACAATAATCTTTTTGCTAATACGCGGTTTGGAGTCAAGCGCGATCCGAAAAAGCCAGAAGATAACCGTTCTGTGTCAAGTAATAACTGGTACTATGGTTACAGCCAATTGAATGTAGATCAGTTTCAGGTCGGCAAAAATGATATTGTAGGCGGTAGTAATGATATTAGAGGTAAAGTGGCAGGAGATAATAATCCTAAATTTATAGCCTATCCTTTGGAAACCTCAGTCGACAACTATCTGTTTGACTCCACCTGGGATTTTCATCTCCAAGGGAATTCACCTGCATTAAAGGCTGGTACCCTTGCTTTTAAACCTCATTTTACGAGTGGCCTGGTGATGTCAAACGGTCTAATCTATAGTTCTCCCCAGCCAGCTGCATATGTTGGGGCATTCGGTTCCAAATTCTAA
- a CDS encoding phytase, whose translation MTNLKTILTLTLGASTLLQMACENAQTNNIESVKPVIVTDAVRYDSDDPAIWINKSDPSKSLIIATDKDADGALFVYDLQGKTVKEKVVSNLKRPNNVDVAYGLVLGGKPVDIAVTTERMTHKLRVFSLPDMKPIDQGGLDMFVSETEPEFRDLMGIALYTSPKGEIYAIVGRKNGPKEGYLGQYLLEDNGSGTVKATLVRKFGSFSGKKEIEAIAVDNELGYIYYSDEQVGVKQYYADPAKGNQQLALFATTGFKEDHEGISIYKLTDSTGYILVSDQGANRFQVFSREGTQSNPFEHKYLKTVPVMATQSDGSETTSFNLNETFKHGLFVTMSDDKTFHYYRWEDIAGADLKKK comes from the coding sequence ATGACAAATTTAAAAACAATACTAACACTAACTTTGGGAGCATCAACCCTGCTTCAAATGGCATGCGAAAATGCGCAAACAAATAATATAGAATCAGTTAAGCCCGTTATTGTGACTGATGCTGTACGTTATGATTCGGATGATCCCGCAATTTGGATCAATAAGAGCGATCCGAGCAAGAGTTTGATTATAGCAACGGATAAAGATGCCGATGGAGCTTTATTCGTGTACGATTTACAGGGTAAAACGGTCAAAGAAAAAGTGGTTTCCAATTTAAAACGACCAAACAATGTTGATGTAGCCTACGGTTTGGTATTGGGGGGGAAACCTGTCGATATCGCCGTCACAACAGAGCGTATGACCCATAAATTGCGTGTCTTTTCATTACCCGATATGAAACCGATCGATCAAGGGGGACTGGATATGTTTGTTAGCGAAACTGAACCGGAATTTAGGGATCTGATGGGGATTGCCCTATATACTTCCCCAAAAGGAGAGATCTATGCTATTGTTGGACGGAAAAATGGACCAAAAGAAGGCTATTTGGGTCAATATTTATTGGAGGATAATGGTTCTGGTACGGTAAAAGCTACATTAGTTCGCAAATTTGGTTCATTTAGTGGAAAAAAAGAGATCGAGGCGATAGCGGTGGACAATGAGCTTGGGTATATTTACTATTCGGACGAACAAGTTGGCGTAAAACAATACTATGCCGATCCAGCAAAGGGAAACCAACAGTTGGCATTATTTGCTACAACAGGTTTTAAAGAAGATCATGAAGGTATTTCGATTTATAAATTGACCGATAGTACCGGATATATCTTGGTGTCGGACCAGGGTGCAAATCGTTTTCAGGTCTTTAGTCGGGAAGGAACCCAAAGCAATCCTTTCGAACACAAATATCTGAAGACTGTACCGGTTATGGCAACACAAAGTGATGGTTCAGAAACGACCTCCTTTAATTTAAATGAAACCTTTAAACATGGCTTGTTTGTTACTATGAGTGACGATAAAACATTCCATTACTATCGATGGGAAGATATTGCCGGAGCGGATTTGAAAAAGAAATAG